AAGGAAGAGATGAAAAGATAGGTGATATCTAGTTTATctcttctttcaattttactGGTTTATCTACATTTggtttgtttttcctttaagatatgaacttgaaaaaaatagagagtGAGACAAAGGTGGTGTCGATGATTTCATGGTGCTGCTGTGATCAAATGATTGCTCAATTAAGAAGAAGGGTCAGGTGAGCAACGCTGGTGATTATGAGAATGATTGGTGATGATGGGGACGTGATTATGGTGGATGGTGGTGAGGTTTAATGGTAATTAGGAGGATTATaaggattttctttttctatttataagtTGTAATTAGCATAATAAACATTCTCTCAAGTTTCTGAAAACAAAGTCCACTATCTTGTTTAGAAATTTCTCACCAATGTCTTATAGATACATAAGTTATAGTAGGGCCTTCTTTTTTAATCTAGTAATAGCAATTGCCAAGTTAACAGGAGTTAAAGGATGTCAAATTTTAAGTTAAGAGGGGAGGATAAATTTAAGAATCTTGTTACTTTAAGGATTtaattgagctaaaaaataatttagggGCTAATCCGCTCCTCGCACTAAACATTAGAGGTAAAATGCACcttttcttaagaaaagaCAAACCAAATTCAGATAAACCAGTGAAATTGAAAGAAGAGATAAACCAGACACCAACTCTCTCTATATCTCTTCCTTTTCCTCCTTAATCCTCTTGTCCTCGGACCCAATTTTTTCCTTTGGTCCCTTCTGCAATAAATAACGTTTTAATTGAACCCTAGACATCcaaacacaaaaacaattaaCACAAAATCAAGAAACGAATTTAAGAATATGCTGTAAGAAAAGATCCTATCAAAATCGAAAACACAAAGTCAAATTACTTCCTTGCTCTTTAAAAGCATATTCTTTATTGCTTCCACCTACATAACCATATTAAGACACCCGCGTGGAGTGATAGCATGATGTTGATTGGTTGTCGGAGGAGGAGAAAGAGAGATGGGATGGTTGAGCTAATTgttgttaaatttataagaaatttgtTGTTTTTGCTTTGTAtgaattgaattttcttaTGGGTGCTCGGCTTATATAAGAGCTTTCAAATCTTTTCGAAAGGTATTAGAATTTTAGGAAAATAATTGAGAATTGAATAAATTCTATTATGAAAAAGTGAGAAGCATTTTTAGGAGGACTAATTGAGATTTGAGAGAGTATGGTTAAGTGGAAAAGAGGAAGAATTAGGATTTAAGGTTCTTTATTGATTGTTGAGGAAGATGAATAGTAATTGGGAAAGTTATGCTTCAGAATAAGGAATATGGTGGAAATGGCAGGTTTTGATTTAGTTATTGCTTGTACTTCTTCGATAATAGGTTTAAGCCTCGAAGAATTAATTCaaaaagtagaaaaaaattacattaataCCCTATGTTATGAGGGTCTAGTGGATCTCACGTACTTGCCACATCAGCTAAAAGAAATAGTGTTAAACTACAGAAAGCACCATTTAACGAGAGGCTCATAATACAATAAAAGACAaaagttgtattttttttagccAAAATATAGATTAAGGGCTTATGTGCTTCTCACGCCAAATGTTAGGGATATATTTgcatctttttcctttttttctttaagacaTATAACctaaaaaaacagaaaaggaCATAGAGGTGGTGTCAGTGATTTCATGGTGCTACCATGATCAAATGATTGCTCAATTAGGAGGGAGGGTTAGGTGAGCAACGCTCGTAATTATGAGAATGGTTGGTGATGATGAGACGCGATTATGGTGAATGGTGGTGAGGTTCGATGGTAATTAGGGGGATTTTgaggattttctttttctatttacaAGTTGTAATTAGCATAATAAACATTCTTTAAAGCTTCTAAAAAAAGTCCACTATCTTGTTTAGAAATTGCTCACTGATGTCTTATAGACACATAAATTATAGTAGGTCCTCCCTTTTAATCTGGTAATAGCAATTGCCAAGTCAGTGGGAGTTAAGGAACGTCAATTTTtaagttaagaaaaaaatataaatttaaaatttttgttacTTTAAAGGTTTGATTGAggtcaaaataatttatgggCTAATTCGCTTATTGCACTAAACATTAGGgacaaaaataaatctttttcctttaattcgATTATTAAAAAAGGAATTGGTTGTTTTATTAACTTTGATGATGGTTGTGGTGATGACACATACTcgtgataatttttaaagatttaattatgttcaaaaataattttttttaatttaaagatttaattatgtgtaaaagtaatttaaagACTATTCagttttatattaaatattagaggcaaaaatgtaaaatccttctctttttaaagaaataatagaaagCACAAACAAAGAAATATGGCAAGGGAAAAGAACGAAATaaacaaaggaagaaaaatagaatCCTATATTAGTAACAGAGTCCGTCTTATTTCCATTTCACCTCTCGTCGTTCCTCACAAAAATTCTTCTGCCTTCTTTCTAGAGTCAACCCGAACCAGAAACGGAACCTGACCCACTCGCTTTGAATCTTAACGTACAACAACAGCAGCAATGAACCCGAATCACCAACCCGAATCGGACCTTCCTTTACCTCAACTCTCATCCCTCCGTATCCGGCCCTCCTCCTCCCCTTCCCTCACCACGCAAACACCCACATCCACCGCTCAACGGCGCATCGCAATCGCCGTTGATCTAAGCGACGAAAGCGCCTATGCCGTCAAATGGGCCGTGAATAACTACCTTCGCCCTGGCGACGCCGTCATCCTCCTTCACGTCCGTCCAACCTCCGTTCTTTATGGAGCAGACTGGGGTTCCATCAAACTCCACATTAATGATGATGAAAATGACAATAATACGCCTCTCAGCGAAAGGGATCAGCAAAAGCTGGAGGATGATTTTGACAATTTCACAGCAACAAAAGCTAATTCATTGGCACAGCCATTATTGGATGCAGGAATACCGTTTAAAATACATATAGTGAAAGATCATGACATGAAAGAAAGGCTGTGTTTGGAAGTAGAGAGATTGGGATTAAGTGCAGTGATAATGGGAAGTAGGGGTTTCGGAGCAAGCAGAAGGAGTAGTAATTTGAATGGTAAAGGGAGGCTATTAGGGAGTGTTAGTGATTATTGTGTTCATCATTGTGTTTGTCCTGTTGTTGTTGTTAGGTACCCAGATGATGAAAATGATGTTGCTGGGGGTAATTTTGGAAAAGATGAGGTTGCTGATCTTCATCCAGTGCCTGAAGAAGATGACCAAGAATATCATGATGCTTCTGACGAGCATACAGGTGtgttatttatataaagtCCGACCCTTTTTGTCTAGGGAATTGATGGGTTTTTATTGGTTATGATCTGTGTTTGATATTGGATTATGTGTTGATTCCTTTTTCATGCTTATATTTTGTGCAGTGTTTGAAATTAATATCTGGCGTTTTTAagttagtttgaatttttttaagcTATTGATTGATGAGGTTTATGTTTGATATTGACAATAATTGATGATTTAAGGTTTTATTATGTGTGACCCATGTTTGGATGCACATTGAGATAATGATGCAAGTGCACTTTTCAGATAACAGGGATAAGTAAATAAGAAATAGAGAATATAGCACAAACTCTTGATTTCGCCcaaatttttggtttaattttgAGGATTGAGTTTAGTGTTGAGTTATAAGTtctttatattaagagttgtttTATGTTTCGGGATTCTGATCTGATATATGTTGCTTATGATAGCTCCAGCTGCATATTCTGCTCACAAATTTGTTAGGTTCTAATATAGCTTTAATATTATTGCTTGAGAAAGTACTATCTGTTTGTTTTTTATATGTGGTATGTTGATACCTAGTCTAGACTCTTCATGGttgttaaataaaatgtaTGTTTTCTTACATCAGGATTTTTTGAAGGGGGGTGTATATAAATGTCATGAGGTGGACTCAAAACTTGATTTTACCTCATTTGTGATATTGAAATTTTCCAAGTGGATGTTTCTTTTGGCATATGATCTTATTGATATCCTCTAATAATCTCACAATACTTTTCAGAACAATTTGGTGATAATTTCGCAGCTAAGATCGAAAATGGAGACACTGTAAAACATTGTTCTGAAGACTGTAATATCAGACGCATGCACATATATATAGGAAGATGGTTAAAACTTGACTAAAAACCTAAATTACTATATCATAATTTGGAAATCAGACAGTTGACTGATTTATCTCATGCTTACATTGGAAATTATAGATCTTGCATGTAGTTTTAACTGAGAATTTAGGGCGGCCATACGCCATTTTTTCACTTCAACAATTGTGTTTCATATTTAGAATTGTACTATTACCAAAACTATAAGTGTAGTATTAATTAGCTCCAAGGACTTTGTAGGCCTGCCTCTATAAAATGATCAAACCTCCTAAGACATAAATGGACTCTCACTTCTTTTCTCTGTTGAGCACATCAccttgtatatatttattctgCATCagttctcttatttttattatacaaattCCCTGCGGAATTCTTATTCcctctattaatttattgcaATAGGACGTGGTACTGCTATCTAACAGTTATGTCATCAAATCCTGTCAAGTGATGTGCCTGTTATCATAGTCATCTGTCCTTTAggttcttattttttcttttcaatctaTTGTATATAGCTTTTTTGCTGAGTTTTTCAGTTAGAGTTTAAGATGGTAGCCAATCAGAATTGCTTGTCTAAAGTAGGTCCATAGGCTATGTTTGAGCACTTATCAGCAATCTGTATAGATATTTGATGAGAATAGGGATAAGCAAACACGGGACTTAACATGTGTTTGGTGCAGAGTAGGATAAGTGAGTTTTGTTTTTATctgttcattttattttgCCAAGATGATGGAGAAGATCTGTTGTGTATGGCATATAACattatctatttcttttttttttctttttttttttgctttataATGATACTATCAAAATTCATTGTGTAAGTTTTGATCTCATAATAACTGAGATTATTGGTGGATTTCGCTTGTGCTTTAGCATATCTTTCATTAGCTGATATACTGGGTATTCCTCTCATGTTTGTCTGTCAAATCATATATATGGTGGGTCAGAGTTGATATTGTCTAACTATTTGCAATCTCTTTTTGTCACATGGTGGCAGATGCTTAACAACTGCTCAGGGCAATGACCAGATCCCCAAATTCAGGTGATGCTCAAATTGCTGTTTTGTATCCATTGTAAATCTTGATCTTCTTAGTTTCCTCCTCACTTtggattaaaagaaattacagataataataataataataataataaaagaggctacctttcttccttttcttgttAAGGAAATGATCATTTATGCTAAGAAGTGCCCACTTTCTTTGGTTTTTCATCATAGCTATAGAAGCACATGTGGCTTGGAAGCTTCTTTGTGCCTTAGACTATAACTGGGTCATTCTTTTAATGTTCTGCACTCAAATACGATTTAGGCATTAAACCCTCATTATGTGATTTAGTCTATAGTATCTCATGAGTAAGCAGCTGAATTTTGCAGAAGTCAATGGgttttgatatatgaatttgTTGTCAAATTTTGCAGCTAACGATATTTCGCCATTGCAGGTTGAGGTCGTAATATTCGAAGAACTATAAGAAGGATTTCATGTGATTTTTCTTGTTGGTGAGGGATTTTTGGCTTGTATATATGGAATTTGGTAGCAGTGTTGATTTACATATCTAATGTTTCTTGTAGTGTCAATTGTGTTGCTGCATGTCCGCATGGTTTCTCAGTTGCTGAGCCACTGAGAATGCTACTAGCTTTTTCATAGCATTACTATGTCCCGCCGGAATTTGCTTCTCGATTGTAACTTGTATAAATTCATTTACAGCTTTGCATGATGTTATTTACACAACTCTTTGGCGTTTGCATCAAGAAATTGGCTATGCACTCTGCATGATTGCTGAATTCCATACTCAACACAGGCATACACACTGATTGTTTAATTCCAGCGTAGAATGAATGGTTGGAACCCTGTCAATATAGTAACCTAACAATTGTGTAGTTCTGGTGATAGCCTGTCTGGCAGGTTTTAGCAG
The sequence above is drawn from the Ricinus communis isolate WT05 ecotype wild-type chromosome 7, ASM1957865v1, whole genome shotgun sequence genome and encodes:
- the LOC8266932 gene encoding universal stress protein PHOS34, which produces MNPNHQPESDLPLPQLSSLRIRPSSSPSLTTQTPTSTAQRRIAIAVDLSDESAYAVKWAVNNYLRPGDAVILLHVRPTSVLYGADWGSIKLHINDDENDNNTPLSERDQQKLEDDFDNFTATKANSLAQPLLDAGIPFKIHIVKDHDMKERLCLEVERLGLSAVIMGSRGFGASRRSSNLNGKGRLLGSVSDYCVHHCVCPVVVVRYPDDENDVAGGNFGKDEVADLHPVPEEDDQEYHDASDEHTDA